The bacterium nucleotide sequence AGCTGGCGGCGACGCTCGGCGTGCCGCTCGGCACGGCGAAGGCGCTGCTGCACCGCGCGCGGGAAAAGGCGCAGCGGGCGCTTCTCGCCGCGGGGGTGCGGCCGTGAACGCGGCGCGGGACGGCTTCGCCGGCGACGGCTGCGGCGCCGCGCGCGGGCTGCTGCACGCGCTCTGGGACGGCGAGATCGGCGACGCCGACCGCCGCGCGCTCGACGCGCATCTCGCGCGGTGCGCGGAGTGCCGCGCCTTCGCCGAGCGCGGCGGCGCGCTCCTCGCGGGACTCGCCGCGCTGCCCGATCCGGCGTTGCCCGACGACGCGCTCGCCGCGGTCTTCGCCGCGACGGTCGATCGCCGCCGGCCCGAAGAGGCCCGCGACTCCGCGGCGCGGGAACGCCGCGGAATGCGCGCGCCGGCGCGGCGCCGCGTCCGTCCGCGGATCGTCCTCGCCTTCGCCTCCTGCGCCGCGGCGCTCGTGGTCGCCCTCGTCGCGGCCGACGGACGGCGCGCGGCGGAGCGGGAGCGGATCCGCCGCGCCGAAGCGGACGCGAACATCGTCTTCGCCATCGCCCGCGGCGCGCTCGCCAGAAGCGGCGCCGCGGCGCTCGACGACGCGGTCGGCCGGGGGATCGCCCCCGCGCTGCGCGCCGCGCCGATCCTGAACAGTGCGGTCGATGCGCCGCGCGGAAGGAGGAACTGAGATGACGCCCGAGAGGAAGAGAATTCTGCGCCGTGCACTGATCGGCCTGTCCGTGCTCTGGGCGGTCGCCGCGCTGCTCGCCGTCGCCGCCTACGCCGATCCGGCCGACAAGGCCGCGCCGGGCCGCGGCGTCGTCGATCCGAAGCCGTTCCTCGCCTTCGCCACCGAGGACGGCGACCTCGTCGAGGTCAACGTCGGCGGCTCGCTGCTCAAGTCGCTCGCCGGCTCGGTGGACAAGAAGGACAGCTCCGCGGCGTCGGTGATCGGGCGGCTGGAGAAGATCAGCGCCGTCGTCGTCGGGATCGAGCCGGCGCGCCGCGACGAGGCGCTGCGGCTGATCGAAACGACGGCGGAGGGGCTGCTCCGCGCCGGCTGGGAGGAGGTCGCGCGCGTCCGCGAGAAGGGGGAGCGGATCCGCGTCCTCGCGCTGAGCGAGGGGGACCACATCGTCGGCCTCGTCGTGATGCTCGTCGATCGGGACCACCGCGAGGGGAAGACGGAACTTGTCTTCGCCAACATCGCCGGGCCGT carries:
- a CDS encoding zf-HC2 domain-containing protein, whose amino-acid sequence is MNAARDGFAGDGCGAARGLLHALWDGEIGDADRRALDAHLARCAECRAFAERGGALLAGLAALPDPALPDDALAAVFAATVDRRRPEEARDSAARERRGMRAPARRRVRPRIVLAFASCAAALVVALVAADGRRAAERERIRRAEADANIVFAIARGALARSGAAALDDAVGRGIAPALRAAPILNSAVDAPRGRRN
- a CDS encoding DUF4252 domain-containing protein, giving the protein MTPERKRILRRALIGLSVLWAVAALLAVAAYADPADKAAPGRGVVDPKPFLAFATEDGDLVEVNVGGSLLKSLAGSVDKKDSSAASVIGRLEKISAVVVGIEPARRDEALRLIETTAEGLLRAGWEEVARVREKGERIRVLALSEGDHIVGLVVMLVDRDHREGKTELVFANIAGPFNLADLSKLGDNVDIPGLKDLGEAKRGTAGRDKPAPKSAPREERP